One Etheostoma spectabile isolate EspeVRDwgs_2016 chromosome 12, UIUC_Espe_1.0, whole genome shotgun sequence genomic window carries:
- the LOC116699426 gene encoding dual specificity mitogen-activated protein kinase kinase 2 → MAPKKRPVPGPLNIAPAGDGLSTSINTDVTSEANLEALKRILEELDLDEQQKKRLEAFLSQKAKVGELRDDDFHRVCELGAGNGGVVTKECHKSSGIIMARKLIHLEIKAAIRNQIIRELQVLHECNSPYIVGFYGAFYSDGEISICMEHMDGGSLDQVLKEAKRIPEEILGKVSIAVLRGLAYLREKHQIMHRDVKPSNILVNSRGEIKLCDFGVSGQLIDSMANSFVGTRSYMSPERLQGTHYSVQSDVWSMGLSLVELSIGRFPIPPPDAKELEAIFGRPILGGGEGEMLSTSPRPRPPGRPVSSHGPAMAIFELLDYIVNEPPPKLPHGVFTSDFQDFVTKCLIKNPADRADLKMLMNHMFIKRSEVEEVDFAGWLCKTMGLNQPSTPTCTAD, encoded by the exons ATGGCTCCCAAAAAGAGACCAGTGCCAGGCCCCTTAAACATTGCTCCTGCTGGCGATGGACTGTCGACCTCCATCAACACTGATGTTACATCTGA GGCCAATTTAGAGGCACTTAAAAGAATACTGGAAGAGTTGGACCTGGATGAACAACAGAAGAAAAGGCTGGAAGCTTTCCTTAGCCAGAAGGCCAAGGTGGGCGAGTTGAGAGATGACGACTTTCATCGGGTCTGTGAGCTGGGTGCGGGCAATGGAGGAGTTGTCACTAAGGAATGCCACAAATCTTCAGGAATAATCATGGCCAGAAAG ctcATTCATCTTGAAATCAAAGCTGCTATCAGAAACCAGATCATCCGTGAACTCCAGGTGCTCCATGAGTGTAACTCTCCCTACATTGTGGGCTTCTATGGAGCATTTTACAGCGATGGAGAGATCAGCATCTGCATGGAACACATG GATGGTGGATCTCTGGACCAGGTGCTGAAGGAAGCAAAGAGAATCCCGGAAGAGATTCTGGGCAAAGTCAGCATTGCT GTTTTGAGAGGCCTTGCGTACCTAAGAGAAAAACACCAAATCATGCATAGAG ATGTGAAGCCTTCAAACATACTAGTGAACTCTCGTGGGGAGATCAAGCTGTGTGACTTCGGTGTAAGCGGGCAGCTCATAGACTCTATGGCCAATTCCTTTGTTGGGACACGATCCTATATGTCG CCAGAGAGACTGCAGGGGACCCACTATTCTGTGCAGTCAGATGTGTGGAGCATGGGGCTGTCCCTTGTGGAGCTGTCAATCGGACGCTTCCCCATCCCTCCTCCAGATGCTAAAGAACTGGAGGCCATATTTGGACGTCCCATCTTAGGTGGTGGTGAAggagagatgctcagcacttcaCCCCGACCTAGACCACCGGGTAGACCTGTCAGCA GTCATGGTCCTGCAATGGCCATCTTTGAACTCCTAGACTACATAGTGAATGAG CCCCCTCCTAAACTACCACATGGTGTCTTCACCTCTGACTTCCAGGACTTTGTGACTAAGTG TCTCATCAAAAATCCGGCAGACAGGGCTGACTTGAAAATGTTGATG AACCATATGTTTATCAAGAGGTCGGAGGTGGAGGAGGTAGACTTCGCTGGCTGGCTTTGTAAAACCATGGGACTGAACCAGCCTAGCACTCCCACGTGCACTGCAGACTAA